The Candidatus Omnitrophota bacterium genome segment ATTCGATGATCCGCTGGCTCATAAGATTTATGCAGGAAGCGATATTTTCCTCATGCCTTCAAAATATGAGCCTTGTGGACTGGGGCAATTGATTAGTTTGCATTATGGCACAATACCGCTGGTTTTTAATACCGGTGGCCTTGCAGATACGATTAATAAGAATAATGGTTTTGTTTTTAGCAGCTATACAAAGGAAGAGCTTATAAAAACAATTAAGAGTGCCGTTGCTAATTTTAAAAATAAACCTGAATGGGAACGTTTAGTTTTAAATGCTATGAAATGTAATTTTTCCTGGAAAGCCTCTGCGGATAAGTATGCCCAGCTATATGCTAAAGTCAAAGAAAAATAAATTAGTTTTAGGGATTACCGGAAACATTGCCTGCGGCAAGAGCACCGTAGCGGCGATGTTTAAAACCAAAGATAGCCAGCTTATTGACGCTGATCTCCTAGGGCATGAACTTCTATCCGTTGGCTGCGGCGTTTATAAGAAAATTATAAAGTCATTCGGTCGGGGGATCCTGAAGGCCAATAAAGAAATCGACCGTGCAAAATTAGCCAGTATAGTTTTTGCCAGGAATGAATCTTTAGTCAGGCTCAATAGCATTGTGCATCCAGTGTTAATTAGGGAAATTAAGCGTCTTATCAGGAATTCAAATAAGAAGGTTATAATCTTGGATGCTGCTCTGATTATCGAAGCAGGTTTAAGTAAGACAGTAGATAAGATTGTCGTAGTTACAGCCAAAAGAAATCAGCAGATTTTACGCGCTGCTAAGGTTTCGGGTCTTAATAAGGGGCAAATTATGGCGAGATTAAAATTTCAGATTTCGCAAGGCAAAAAGTTGCCTTTCGCGGATTTTACAATAGATAACAGCGGTTCAATCGGAAAAACCAGGAAACAGGTGTTAGAAATAAGGAGGAAGTTGTGGAAAAGTTAGATATCAAAAATCTAAAAGATATGAAGATTACTGAATTAAATAAGTTGGCCAAAGAATTAAATGCCAACGGTACCAGCGGCTTAAAAAAACAGGATCTGATTTTTAAGATTCTGCAAGCGCAGGCAGAAAAAGAAGGTTTAATGTTTGGGGAAGGTGTGTTGGAGATACTCCCTGAAGGTTTTGGTTTCTTAAGAAGCCCAAATTACAATTATCTGCCCTGCCCGGATGATATTTATATTTCTCCGTCCCAGATCAGGAAGTTTGAGTTGCGTACCGGAGATACGGTAAGCGGCCAGATTCGTCCTCCCAAAGAAGGAGAAAAATATTTTGCCTTACTCAAAGTTGAAGCAGTAAATTTTGAAAATCCTGAGGAGGTAAAAGAAAAAGTGCTTTTCGATAACTTGACTCCGGTTTATCCGCGCGCGCCTTTTAACATGGAAACTAAACCAGATGAGTTATCTATGCGTATTATGAGTTTGCTTACTCCTATTGGCAGGGGTCAGCGCGGATTGATTGTTGCTCAGCCATACAGCGGTAAAACTGTCTTGTTGCAAAAGATAGCTAATGCCATTACCACTAATAACCCGGATGTGATTATGATTGTTTTGCTTATCGATGAACGTCCGGAAGAGGTTACGGATATGCAGCGTAATGTAAAAGGCGAAGTAATTTCTTCTACCTTTGATGAGCCGCCGGAACGCCACGTACAGGTTGCTGAGATTGTTTTGGAAAAAGCAAAACGTTTAGTTGAGCATAAACGCGACGTGGTGATTCTTCTTGATAGTATAACCCGCTTGGCTCGCGCTTATAACTCCGTAGTCCCGCACAGCGGCAAGGTTTTATCAGGCGGTATTGATTCCAATGCCTTGCAGAAACCAAAGAGATTCTTTGGAGCCGCGCGCGCAGTGGATGAAGGCGGGAGTTTAACGATTATTGCTACGGCACTGGTTGATACCGGAAGCCGAATGGATGAAGTTATTTTTGAAGAGTTCAAGGGTACCGGTAACATGGAAACTCAGCTTGACCGTAACTTATTCCAGCGCAGGATATATCCGGCTATTGATATTAAGCGTTCTAATACGCGTCATGAGGAGCTTCTGGTTAAACCGGATGTGTTATCGAAAACTTGGATTTTAAGAAAAGTTTTAAATGAATTGAATAATGTGGAAGCAATGGAGTTATTGATTGAGAAATTAGGTAAAACCAAGAATAATGAAGATTTTCTAAACAGCATGAACCAGAAATAAGTGTCCATTAAAAATATTATGAACACGTTATTCTGAGGGAGCGAAGCGACCGAAGAATCTATTTTTTGGATTCTTCGCCCCTTCGGGGCTCAGAATGACAAAAAGGAGGTAATAAAATGAAAGACAAGATTCATCCTAATTACAAAGAGAGCACAATTATCTGTGCCTGCGGAGAGACGGTGCACACGCGTTCAACTAAGCCTAGTATCCGTGTTGAAATCTGCTCAAAGTGTCATCCGTTTTTTACCGGTAAGCAGAAGTTAGTGGATTCTGCCGGCCGTGTGGATAAGTTTATGAAGAAATATGGCAAAAAATAAAATATATGAGCAGTTAGAAAAATTAACTGTTCGATATCAGGAGCTTGAGCAGCTTTTAGCCAGTCACGAGCAAATTGCTGACCGCCAGCAGTATAATAAGTTGGCTAAAGAGCTTTCTGACATTAAGGAGCCGGTCTCTAAATTCAGCGAATATAATAATTTGCTTAAAGAGATAAGTGAACTTGAGATCGTGCTTTCTGGAAAGCATGATAAAGATTTTGTGGAGTTGGCGCATGAAGAGCTTAAAGACCTGGAAGCCAAAAAAAGCAGCATTGAGTCTGAACTAAAAAAAATGATGGCTGGTGAAGATAAAGATGCCGGCCGCAATTGTATTATTGAAATCAGGCAGGGTACAGGCGGGGATGAGGCAGGGCTTTTTGCGGCGGATCTTTACCGAATGTATTCAAAATATGCAACTTTGAAAGGCTGGGTAATTGAACCGATGTCTTCTAGCGTTAATGAAGCCGGTGGAATCAAAGAAATAATCTTTGGCGTAAAAGGAAAAGATTCTTTCCGGCACTTAAAATTTGAAAGCGGAGTGCATCGGGTGCAGCGTGTCCCGACTACTGAGGCGCAAGGCAGGATTCATACATCTACTGCTACTGTTGCCGTATTGCTTGAACCGGAAGAGGTTGATTTGGAAATCGCGCCAAAAGATTTAAGGACTGATACCTATCGCTCAAGCGGGCCCGGCGGTCAGCATATGCAAAAAACTGATTCAGCAGTGAGAATTACGCATATTCCCACCGGCACAGTTGTTGCCTGCCAGGATGAGCGCTCGCAGATAAAAAATAAAGCCAAGGCGATGCGTGTACTGCGCGCGCGTATTTTAGAGGTTAAAATTGAAGATGAGGCAAAAAAATTATCCAGCGCCAGAAAAACACAGATTGGCACAGGAGACCGCAGTGAAAAGATCCGTACCTATAATTTTCCTGACCGCCGGGTTACTGACCACAGGATTAATTTTACTTCCCATCAATTAGAGGCAATCCTGGAAGGGCAGATGGATGAACTTTTTGAGGCCTTATTAAAGGCAGAAGCAGAGAAAAGAAATGAATCCCGCACCTTCTGATATTTAGGTATTTACAGGTGTAGGATTAACAAAGAATAGAGGAGAAGGTGCGGGATGAATGAAGCTGAATTAGTCTTAAGCCATATTTTAAATTGCGATAGATTGTCTTTATACCTGAATAAAAATAGTAGTTTGAATAAAGATAAATCAGTTTTGGTCTCAAAGATACTAAAGCGCAGGATCTCTGGTGAGCCGCTGCAATATATTTTGGGTAAGACTGAATTTATGGGGTTGGAGTTTAAGGTAGACAGGCGAGCTTTGATTCCCCGTCCGGAGACCGAGATCTTAGTTGACTTGGCGATAAGAGAATTAAAGGGCTCAGGCCTTGTTTTCCCTAAAGTCCTTGATCTTGGCACAGGAAGCGGTTGCATTGCTGTTTCAATTGTTAAGTTTCTTCCTTCTGCAGTTGTTTGGGCTGTTGATATATCAAAAGAAGTTCTTGTGTTAGCCGAAGAAAATGCCCATTTGAATAAAGTAAAGGTTAAATTTCTGCGCAGCGATATATTTGGCGCTTTTGGTCATAGAAAAGAACAGTTTGATTTAATTATCAGTAATCCTCCTTATGTGGCAGCCTCTGAGTTTAGTAGCTTGCCTCTTGGAATATCTTTTGAACCTGCGTGCGCTTTAGAAGCAGGTGTTGATGGTTTGGATTTTTATCGAAAAATAATTAAGCAGGCAGCGGCGTATTTAAATAAAGGCGGTTTATTAGCTTTTGAAGTTGGGATTAACCAGTCAGATCCGGTGAAGGCTCTGCTGGAAGAAGAAAATTTTAGTGATATAAGAATAATTAAAGATTATAATAATATCAACCGTGTGGTGATGTCAAAGATAAAGGATTAAGCAAATGGATAAATTGGTGATTGAGGGCGGAGTTAAATTAAAAGGCGAGGTAACTGTCTCTGGGGCTAAAAACGCTGTGCTGCCGATACTAGCGGCAACTTTACTTACTGATGAGCCCTGCGAAATCAGAGGAGTACCGAATCTGCGTGATACTAATAGTATGCTTAAGATCCTGCGCTCTTTAGGAAAAGCCGCCGAGTTTGATAAAGGCAGGGTGGTTGTTGCTAAGGGTAAAATTACAAGTTATGTTGCTGAATATAAATTAGTTTCGACAATGCGCGCTTCATTTTGTGTCTTAGGCCCGTTGTTAGGTAAATTAAAACGGGCAAAAGTTTCTCTTCCCGGAGGCTGTGTTATCGGCGTGCGGCCGGTTGACCTGCATCTTAAAGGAATTAAGGCTTTAGGTGCAGATATTAGTATTGACGCTGGCTATGTTATTGCAAAAGCTGCGAAGTTACGCGGCGCATATGTTTATTTAGGTGGCGTTTATGGTTCATCAGTTTTAGCTACTGATAATGTAATGATGGCTGCGGTTTTAGCAGATGGCAAGACCATAATTGAATCGGCTGCCTGCGAACCGGAGGTGGTAGATCTGGCAGAGTTTTTAATTAAAATGGGCGCAAAAATTAAGGGTCATGGCACGCCGGTTATTGAAATAGAAGGGGTAAAACATTTGCATGGCGCGGCACATTCTATAATTCCTGATCGTATTGAAGCCGGAACTTTAATTTTAGCCTCATTGATAACCGGCGGTGATGTTTTGATCAAAAACATACGGTATCAACATTTGGGATCGCTGATTGATAAATTAGCTGAGGCTGGTGCTAATATTGTACATACTGATGGATCTTTACGTGTTAAAGGAAACAGGAGGTTAAAGAGCGTAAATATAACTACGCTTCCGTATCCGGGATTTCCTACAGATATGCAGGCGCAGATGATGAGTTTAATGTCAGTAACAGGCGGCATTAGCGTGATTACCGAGAAAATCTATCCTGACAGGTTTATGCATGTTTCCGAGCTTAATCGTATGGGCGCGCATATTCAGAGAGAAGGCCCGCATGCTATTGTCGAAGGTATTAAAAAATTATCCGGAGCTCCGGTTATGGCTAGCGACCTACGGGCATCCGCGGGTTTAGTTTTAGCGGGGCTGGCAGCGGTTGGTAAAACATCGGTCTCCAGGATTTATCATTTAGAGCGCGGCTATGAATTTATCGAAGAAAAATTAATTAATCTGGGCGCCAGAGTTTGGAGGGAAAAAGAATGATTTTAATGATTGATAATTATGATTCTTTTACCTACAACCTTGTCCAATACTTAGAAGAATTGGGGCAAAAGGTACAGGTTTATCGTAATGACGCGCTAACGATTAAGGATATTGCAAAGCTTAATCCTGATAGGATTGTTATATCTCCGGGTCCGGGAAGGCCAGAGGATGCCGGTATTTCCTGTGAAGTTATTAAGGAATTTTGCGGGAAGATTCCTATTCTGGGAGTCTGCCTTGGGCATCAGGCAATAGGCTATGTTTTTGGAGGTAAGATTGTGGGCGCCAAAAAACTAATGCATGGGAAGACTTCCAAGATTTATCATAATAAAAAAGATATTTTCAAGAATATTCCCAACCCATTTTTAGCTACTCGCTATCATTCTTTATTGGTGGATCAAAAGAGCCTGCCGGAGTGCCTTGAAATAATTGCAAGCACCAAGGAAAATGAAATTATGGGGCTAAAACATAAAGCATATCCTCTATGGGGAGTGCAGTTTCATCCGGAATCTATACTTACCAAAAGCGGCAAGCAAATATTGGATAACTTTATTAAATTAAAATAATATTACTATTTAATTGGTGTCATTGCGACCCGCCAAGATTTGTGGCGGCCAAGCAATTTCTTAGAAAACAATGATAAAGGATCTAATTAAACAACTGCTTGATAAAAAAGATCTGACTGAATCACAGATGCAGCAGGTGATGCAGGAGATCTTGAGCGGCACAGTTGATACTGCGGATATTATTGCGTTTTTAACTTCACTCAATGATAAAGGCGAAACAGTAGAAGAATTAACGGCTGCGGTAAATGTAATGCTCAAATATGTCGAGCCGATTATTATAGATAAGCCAAATATTCTGGATACTTGCGGAACCGGCGGAGATAAGAAGGGGACTTTTAATATTTCAACCCTTACCGCTTTAGTTGCCAGCGGCGCCGGTGTTACCGTGGCTAAGCACGGAAATCGCTCAGTATCTAGTAAATGCGGCAGCGCAGATATCTTAGAGGCATTGGGCGTAAACATTAATATGGATAAGGTAAAAATTAAGCGATGCCTTGAGGAGATAGGCATCGCTTTTTTATTTGCACCGAATCTGCATCCGGCGATGCGTTTTGTTATGCCGGCAAGAAAACAGATTGCCCAGAAAACCATGTTTAATATTTTAGGGCCGTTGATTAATCCTGCGCGCGCCACTAATCAGCTAATCGGCGTATATTCTAAAGAATGGTCCAGGCCCTTGGCGCAAGTTTTACATAATTTAGGCTCAAAGCATATTCTGGTAGTGTATGGGGCCGATGGCCTGGATGAAGTAACAATTACCGATAAGACATTTGTTGCTGAGGTAGTTGGCGGTTCATTAAAAGAATATGAAATTACTCCTGAGGATTTTGGTTTTAAAAGGGCTAGAATAAATGATCTATTGGGCGGATCAATCCAAGAGAATGTGTTGATTGCCCGTAATGTATTGGCAGGGGGAAAAGGTACTCATCGAGATATTGTTTTACTTAACGCCGGATGCGCTATATATGCTGCAGATAAAGCTAAAACGGTCCAAGAGGGGATAAAACTTGCGGAAAAATCAATTGATTCCGGACAGGCAGCAAAGAAACTTGAGTTATTAAAGGAGTATTCACAATTATAGTTATTGGTAAAAACTTGTCATCCTGAGCCCGCCATTGATTTAGTGGCGGGCGAAGGATCTAGGTGTAAGATTCTTCGTCGTCCCGCCAATGGCGGGACTCCTCAGAATGACGATGATGTAAATGGAGAAACTCAACAATGGCTAAAAAAGACGTATTAAAAGAGATTGTCGCTAAAAAGAAAGAAAAGATTGCTTTGGCTATTACGCAATTAAGCCTGGAAGAGTTATCTACTAAGTTAGTTGGTTTGCCGGCTACTCGTCCCTTTAAAGAGGCAATTAGCAAACCTAAACAGATATCTCTTATTGCTGAAATTAAGCAGGCTTCGCCTTCCAAGGGATTAATCCGGCAGAATTTTAATTTACTGGAGATTGCGCAGGCTTATCAGAATGCTGGGGCGCAAGCTGTTTCAGTATTGACCGAGGAGGACTATTTTGGCGGCAATCCTGCTAATATCGCAGAAGCAAAAAAAATATTTACTGGGCCGATTTTGAGAAAAGATTTTATTTTAGAAAGCTATCAAGTTTATGAATCTAGATATTTAGGAGCTGATGCTATTTTATTGATTGCAGATTTATTGACTAAAGATAAATTAGTAGAATTTATGCGTATTGCTGATAGCTTGGGGCTTGATTATATTGTTGAAGTACATGATGAGAAGGAGTTAAAGAAAATCTTGAGTTTAAAGGTTCCGATAATCGGGATCAATAATCGTAATTTACATACGCTTGAGGTTGATTTTAAGACCACGGAAAAATTATTTACTCTTATTCCTAAAGATAAAATAGTGGTTGTAGAGAGCGGGATTAAAAGTTCCCAGGATGTTTTATTCCTAAAAATTCTCGGGGCAAGTGCCGTATTAATTGGCACTACCTTTATGGAGTCAGCTGACATAAAGGTTAAAGTAGAAGAGGTAATGGGATGGTGAGGGTAAAAATCTGCGGAATTACTAATTTAGAGGATGCGCTGTTTAGTTATTTTTCAGGTGCGCATGCCTTGGGATTTGTTTTTTATAAAAAAAGCCCTCGGTATATCAGCCTTCAGAAGGCAAAAAATATAGCGCGGATTTTACCGAAGAAAATTAAACTGGTAGGAGTCTTTGTCGATGAAAAAGTCTCAACTGTAAAGAGGATTGCCAAGCTTTGTGATTTAGATATGTTACAATTTCATGGAAAGGAATCTCCCGAATATTGTCAGAAATTTAAAAGTTATAAAGTCATCAAGGCTTTCAGAATAAATAAAAAAGAAGATTTAGACAATATTTCTAAATATAAAACCTTTGCTTATTTATTTGATAGTTTTTCTAAAGACGCATTTGGCGGAACAGGCAATAAATTTAACTGGAAAATTCTTGAACAAACAGCTAAAATGAAGCCTGTTGTGTTTTTGTCTGGCGGGTTAACCAGCAGCAATGTGTACCACGCAATCAAATTGTTAAAACCTGACTGGGTGGATGTTTCAAGCAGCCTTGAATCAAAGCCAGGCAAAAAAGATCATAAGAAAATTACCAAATTTATTCAATCAGCTAAACGATGAAAAATAAAATACCGGATAAAACTGGGCACTTTGGTTTGTTTGGGGGAAGATTTGTCCCTGAGACGCTGATTTATGCTCTGGATGAACTGGAGAAGGAATATTCTTTAGCTAAAAAAGATAAAAAGTTTGCTAAAGAGCTGGATTTTTATCTACGCGAATACGCCGGCAGGCCTACCCCACTATATCTGGCAAAAAACTTAAGCCAATATTTAGGGATAAAAAAAGTTTATCTGAAAAGAGAAGACCTTTTACATACCGGTGCGCATAAAATCAATAATACCTTAGGCCAGGTACTTCTGGCAGTTAGAATGGGTAAACGAAGATTAATTGCTGAGACCGGGGCAGGTCAACATGGAGTAGCTACGGCGACGGTTGCGGCATTATTCGGATTAAAGTGCGATATATATATGGGGCAGGAAGATATAGAGCGTCAGGCTTTAAATGTCATGCGCATGAAGTTACTTGGGGCAACTGTTATTAGCGTAAAAAGCGGAACACAAACCTTAAAAGATGCGATGACTGAGGCTTTGCGTGATTGGGTAACTAATGTGCGCAATACCTATTATGTTATCGGTACAGTTGCCGGGCCGCATCCTTATCCTGGAATGGTACGGAATTTTCAACGTGTAATCGGAGATGAAGCTAAAGCCCAAATTCTAAAAAAAGAAAATCGCCTTCCGGATTTCTTGATAGCTTGTATTGGCGGCGGTAGTAATGCCATGGGGTTATTTCATCCGTTTTCTGATGATGTAAAGGTAAAGATGATTGGAGTAGAGGCTGCAGGTTTAGGAATTGCTTCAGGTAAACATTCTGCTAGCCTTGAGTATGGCTCAACCGGAGTATTACATGGCTCAAAATCTAAAATTTTAGAGGATAAATTCGGCCAAATCAAAAATGCTCATTCTGTTGCCGCAGGCCTTGATTATCCTGGCGTTGGCCCGGAACATGCATATTATCAACAAATAAAACGCGCTGATTATGTAGCTATCACTGATAAAGAAGCCCTGGAGGGATTCAGGCTGTTATCTAAAGTAGAAGGAATTATTCCTGCATTGGAATCTGCGCATGCAATTGCCTATTTAAAGAAAGCATCAAAATCAATTAAGAAGGATGCGACAGTTATAGTTTGCCTTTCCGGAAGAGGGGATAAGGATCTGCATGAATCGTATTGATAATAAATTTAGCCAATTAAAGAAGCAGGGAAGAAGAGCGTTTATTGCTTTTATAACCGCAGGTTACCCGGATTTATCTACGACTTCAAAACTGGTCATTGCATTTGATAAGAAAGGCGTAGATATCATTGAATTAGGTGTGCCTTTTTCTGATCCTTTGGCTGACGGCCCGGTAATCCAGGAGGCCTCAGGATATTCTCTTAAAAAAGGAACTAATCTGGTTAAAATTTTAGATTTAGTGAAGAAATTACGTAAGTATGTGAGCTTGCCGATATGTTTGATGACTTACTACAATCCAGTTTTTTGTTATGGAGAGAAGCGTTTTGTGGATAAGGCTGTGGCTTGCGGAGTTGATGGGGTAATTATTCCGGATTTGCCGCCTGAGGAGGCAAAAGAATTCATTCATTACGCCAACCAGAAGGGTTTGAACAATATTTGTTTTGTTGCTCCGACCAGTACCCAGGCGCGGATTAAATTAATCTCTAAAGTTGATAAAGGTTTTATTTATTATGTTTCTTTGACTGGGGTAACCGGAAGTCGCAAAAGCTTAAGTGCGGATTTAAAAGCTAACCTTGTAAAAATAAAAAAGGTTACTACCAAACCAATTTGCGTAGGATTCGGTATTTCTGACGCGCATCAGGTTAAAGAAGTGTCTAAACTCTGCGACGGGGTAATTGTTGGCAGCGCAATTGTAGATAAAATCAGAAAAAATATCGGCCATCCTAATCTGGTGCAAAAAGTAGCCAACTTTGTAGAAAGCCTCAATGTATAAAAGAAGTAAATTAAGTAACGGTTTAAGGGTAATCACCAAATGTCTGAAACAGGCGCAATCGGTTTCTCTTGGGATTTGGATTAATACTGGCGGCCGCTATGAGATAGATTCTCAAAAAGGCATCTCGCATTATCTGGAGCATCTGCTTTTTAAAGGCAGCAAAAAATACTCTTGTCGTTTGATTAAAGAATCAATTGAAGGAATAGGGGGTTCTTTAAATGGTTTTACCTCTGAAGAGCTCACCTGCTATTTGGTGAAGATTCCCAGCCGCTATTTAGTTTCTGCTTTTGATATCCTTTCCGATATGGTTACTTTCCCAAGCTTAAAACAGGTGGATATCGATAAAGAGAGGACTGTTATTCTAGAAGAGCTCAAAATGTATAGGGATCTTCCGCAGAATTATGTTTATGAGTTGTTAGATGAACTGCTTTGGCCAGCCCAACCATTGGGAACGCCGATAATCGGGACAATTGAGTCGCTAAATGGTATTAACCGTGATGTTCTAAAACGTTATCAAGTCAGCCACTATACCCCGGCAAATATCGTAGTCAGCGCAGCCGGATTATTAGAGCATGATCTCCTGCTGAAAAAAGTTTCTGCTAAGTTTTCTTCAACGACAACCTCTAAATTAAATACATTTATTCCGGTTAAAGAAAACCAGGATAAGCCGCAGTTAAAAATCTTTAATAAAGATACCGAACAGACACATATGGCTCTGGGGTTTCATTCTTTAAAGCGCGATGATCCTTTAAGGCATGCTCAGGCGATTTTGCATATAATTTTAGGCGCCA includes the following:
- a CDS encoding pitrilysin family protein, yielding MYKRSKLSNGLRVITKCLKQAQSVSLGIWINTGGRYEIDSQKGISHYLEHLLFKGSKKYSCRLIKESIEGIGGSLNGFTSEELTCYLVKIPSRYLVSAFDILSDMVTFPSLKQVDIDKERTVILEELKMYRDLPQNYVYELLDELLWPAQPLGTPIIGTIESLNGINRDVLKRYQVSHYTPANIVVSAAGLLEHDLLLKKVSAKFSSTTTSKLNTFIPVKENQDKPQLKIFNKDTEQTHMALGFHSLKRDDPLRHAQAILHIILGANMSSRLFNEVREKRGLAYEIGTGLKRFHDTGAFLVHAGIDNRKVEDCLSLIFQELGKVRKTIVRKDEFKRAKEFYLGQLSLALEDTMEYMLWMGESVACLDKAYSLEQVIKEVNKVSMEDVRKIAAGIFDNKKINLALIGPLEKSQQNIYAKLNLG